The following are encoded together in the Kwoniella europaea PYCC6329 chromosome 1, complete sequence genome:
- a CDS encoding 3-isopropylmalate dehydratase, large subunit gives MPAPTSAPRTLYDKVFDDHVVYSGEGDTLLYIDRHLVHEVTSPQAFEGLRNAGRQVRRPDCTLVTVDHNIPTASRKNFKDVNSFIVEADSRNQVSALEDNVKEFGLTYFGMSDKRQGIVHIIGPEQGFTLPGTTVCCGDSHTSTHGAFGALAFGIGTSEVEHILATQTLPQAKSKNMRVTVEGKVAEGVTSKDIVLHIIGVIGTAGGTGCVIEFAGSAIRELSMESRMSICNMSIEGGARAGMIAPDEITFKYLKGRPLSPREGEEWDKAEAYWRSLKSDPGAKYDIEVEIRAEDIIPTLTWGTSPQDVVPINGVVPSPEDFPEAQRKNVIRSLEYMGLTPGTPMEEVKIDKAFFGSCTNGRIEDMRSAARVIIAAEKNGGPSKVAEGVYAMIVPGSGLVKQQAEAEGLDVIFKKAGFDWREAGCSMCLGMNPDQLKPGERCASTSNRNFEGRQGAGGRTHLMSPAMVAAAALTGKFTDVRKFMGTHLSEDAGLKITDYSDYLTPVEAPARPAEPTEQTPQGQTPVKAAAAASAGLPKFNVVKGIAAPMWEANIDTDKIIPKQFLKTLLRTGLGAALFWTIRYDVRTNEPLPDFVLNKDPWNKSSLLVCTGPNFGCGSSREHAPWALNDFGIRCIMAPSFGDIFKTNCFKNGMLPLELPQSDLEALYEDASAGLEIAVDLENQQVIRPNGKPPIPFTVDAFRRHCLINGLDDIGLTLEHRDEIENFEEKRTQVWPWLDGVGYAKKGQKIVAVPIKKSAPKTDW, from the exons ATGCCAGCCCCTACATCCGCTCCTCGAACCCTCTACGACAAAGTGTTTGACGATCACGTCGTATActcaggtgaaggtgatacCCTCTTGTATATCGACCGACATCTAGTCCACGAAGTCACCTCGCCACAGGCGTTTGAAGGTTTGAGAAATGCTGGTAGACAAGTGAGGAGACCGGATTGTACCCTTGTGACAGTTGATCACAACATCCC CACTGCATCTCGAAAGAACTTCAAAGATGTCAACTCCTTCATCGTAGAAGCCGACTCGAGGAATCAGGTGTCTGCTCTTGAGGACAACGTGAAAGAGTTTGGTCTTACCTACTTTGGAATGTCAGATAAGAGACAAG GTATCGTCCACATCATTGGTCCTGAACAAGGTTTCACTCTTCCTGGTACCACAGTATGCTGTGGTGATTCCCATACTTCCA CCCACGGAGCTTTCGGTGCCCTTGCTTTCGGTATCGGTACTTCCGAAGTCGAACACATCCTTGCCACCCAAACCCTCCCTCAAGCTAAATCGAAGAATATGCGAGTAACAGTCGAAGGCAAAGTCGCTGAAGGTGTCACCTCGAAAGATATCGTGCTCCACATTATCGGTGTGATCGGGACTGCCGGTGGTACAGGATGTGTCATCGAATTTGCTGGTTCAGCCATTCGAGAACTGTCCATGGAATCTAGGATGTCTATCTGTAACATGTCTATAGAAGGTGGTGCCAGAGCTGGTATGATCGCTCCTGATGAGATTACCTTCAAGTACCTCAAAGGCCGACCACTCAGTccaagagaaggtgaagaatgggataaaGCCGAGGCTTACTGGCGATCACTCAAATCCGATCCAGGAGCTAAATACGATATCGAAGTCGAAATTCGAGCTGAAGACATCATCCCAACTCTCACTTGGGGAACATCGCCTCAAGATGTAGTACCCATCAACGGTGTCGTACCATCTCCCGAAGACTTCCCTGAAGCTCAGCGAAAGAACGTTATCAGATCTCTCGAATACATGGGTCTCACACCTGGTACACCCATGGAAGAAGTCAAGATCGACAAAGCGTTCTTCGGATCATGTACAAACGGACGAATTGAGGATATGCGATCTGCCGCTCGAGTCATCATTGCCGCTGAGAAGAACGGTGGTCCCTCAAAAGTTGCTGAAGGTGTTTACGCTATGATCGTTCCCGGATCTGGTTTAGTGAAACAACAAGCCGAAGCCGAAGGTTTAGATGTTATCTTCAAGAAAGCTGGATTTGACTGGAGAGAAGCTGGTTGTTCCATGTGTCTCGGTATGAACCCTGATCAACTCAAACCTGGAGAACGATGTGCTTCGACCTCCAACCGAAACTTTGAAGGTCGACAGGGTGCAGGTGGTAGAACTCACTTGATGTCACCTGCGATGGTAGCTGCGGCTGCTCTTACTGGGAAATTCACCGATGTACGAAAGTTCATGGGTACTCATCTTAGTGAAGATGCTGGATTGAAGATTACCGATTACTCAGATTATCTTACGCCTGTCGAAGCTCCTGCCCGACCAGCCGAACCCACTGAACAGACTCCTCAAGGTCAGACTCCCGtcaaagctgctgctgccgccTCAGCTGGTTTACCTAAATTCAATGTTGTCAAAGGTATCGCTGCCCCAATGTGGGAAGCCAACATCGACACCGATAAGATCATTCCTAAACAGTTCCTTAAGACTCTTCTTAGAACCGGTTTAGGTGCTGCTCTTTTCTGGACGATTAGATATGACGTACGAACCAATGAACCTCTCCCTGATTTCGTACTGAACAAAGACCCTTGGAATAAGTCCTCTTTACTGGTTTGTACTGGACCTAACTTCGGTTGTGGTTCTTCGAGAGAACACGCTCCATGGGCTTTGAACGACTTCGGTATCAGATGTATCATGGCTCCTTCCTTTGGTGATATCTTCAAgaccaa CTGCTTCAAAAACGGAATGTTACCTCTTGAACTCCCTCAATCCGATCTCGAAGCATTATACGAAGATGCTTCTGCTGGACTTGAGATAGCCGTCGACCTAGAAAACCAACAAGTCATTCGACCCAACGGTAAACCTCCTATCCCCTTCACGGTTGACGCATTCAGGCGACACTGTCTAATCAATGGTCTGGACGACATTGGATTAACCCTTGAACACagagatgaaattgaaaacTTCGAAGAGAAACGAACGCAAGTTTGGCCATGGTTGGATGGTGTAGGATACGCTAAGAAGGGTCAGAAGATCGTTGCTGTACCTATTAAGAAATCGGCACCTAAGACTGATTGGTAA